In Silene latifolia isolate original U9 population unplaced genomic scaffold, ASM4854445v1 scaffold_502, whole genome shotgun sequence, one DNA window encodes the following:
- the LOC141639647 gene encoding uncharacterized protein LOC141639647 produces MQLHKVYDFLREPSRKISWVRAVWNKAVVPKHSFMVVLAMQCKLATIDQLTLRGMQLVNRCVLCKAASEDHPHLFFQCSYSSHIWKHLLDWMGLRGRSMRLKNEMHWIAHRRHKRHWKALWVSSCLNALTYSICEERNSRIFNNVEHDADYVIRRVQFLVSVKLLHVTPSSYEEEVARIPEAPPLTKGFTVGQTQADFVDENGKRVKLE; encoded by the exons ATGCAGCTTCACAAGGTGTATGATTTTCTTCGAGAGCCAAGCAGGAAAATCAGCTGGGTGAGGGCAGTATGGAATAAGGCTGTTGTACCTAAGCATAGTTTCATGGTTGTCCTTGCTATGCAATGTAAGTTGGCTACTATTGATCAGCTCACTCTCAGGGGTATGCAGTTGGTGAATCGTTGTGTGCTCTGTAAGGCTGCCAGTGAAGATCACCCGCACCTCTTCTTTCAGTGTAGTTATTCAAGTCATATTTGGAAGCACTTGCTCGACTGGATGGGTCTGAGAGGTCGATCTATGCGTTTAAAGAATGAAATGCACTGGATTGCACACAGGCGGCATAAGAGACATTGGAAGGCTCTTTGGGTTTCTAGTTGTCTGAATGCTTTGACCTATAGTATTTGTGAAGAAAGAAACTCCAGGATTTTCAACAATGTGGAACATGATGCGGATTATGTCATTCGTAGAGTCCAATTTTTAGTTAGTGTTAAATTATTACATGTGACTCCTTCTTCTTATGAAGAGGAG GTTGCAAGAATACCAGAAGCACCGCCATTAACAAAGGGTTTCACAGTTGGCCAAACTCAAGCAGATTTTGTGGATGAAAATGGAAAAAGAGTAAAGTTAGAATGA